One Phycisphaerae bacterium genomic window carries:
- a CDS encoding GntR family transcriptional regulator gives MQEPGLNHGLTLRRVDHQNPTPKYLQAREILIGAIRAGTLPPGTKLPSTKEIGSLVDISLITAHKALEGLVETGWLRREVGRGTYVREDVDPRNGVQRQLFIGLILDRHVNIDDYYHSTIINALRRAAWADARRVEFFFHDRCDLRDRRRKDVGAICVHPVLEMQGQVEELAQRCPVVVLGGTLPTSRVVCVDCDNASGARAAVRHLLELGHRRFMLLSGPLSLSNARDRVVGATAELAKDGITLEPQELQVSRDSVILDDDTKVRLERRLTGPDRPTAILAGGFYLALAAMQTARQAGLVIPEDVSIIGFDDPPSASLLDPPLTTVRQPLNEMAAQAYSLTRRSIVDRQPDARACLLPTELTVRGSTGPAPC, from the coding sequence GCAGGCGCGCGAGATTCTCATCGGCGCCATCCGCGCGGGCACGTTGCCCCCAGGCACCAAGCTGCCCTCGACGAAGGAGATCGGATCGCTCGTCGACATCAGCCTGATCACGGCCCACAAGGCCCTGGAAGGTCTGGTGGAGACCGGCTGGTTACGCCGCGAAGTCGGCCGCGGAACCTACGTCCGCGAGGACGTTGACCCCCGGAACGGCGTGCAAAGACAGCTTTTCATCGGCCTGATCCTCGATCGACACGTGAACATCGACGACTACTACCACAGCACGATCATCAACGCGCTGCGGCGCGCAGCCTGGGCCGATGCACGGCGGGTCGAGTTCTTCTTCCACGACCGCTGCGACCTGCGCGACCGACGCCGAAAGGACGTCGGCGCCATCTGCGTGCACCCCGTCCTGGAGATGCAGGGGCAGGTCGAAGAGCTGGCCCAGCGTTGCCCCGTGGTTGTGCTCGGCGGGACGCTACCCACCAGTCGTGTCGTCTGCGTCGATTGCGACAACGCCAGCGGCGCGCGTGCCGCGGTCCGGCATCTGCTCGAGCTGGGGCACCGGCGGTTCATGCTGCTCTCTGGCCCGCTGAGCCTGAGCAACGCGCGCGACCGCGTCGTGGGCGCCACCGCGGAGCTGGCTAAGGACGGGATCACGCTGGAGCCGCAGGAACTGCAGGTCTCCCGGGACAGTGTGATACTGGACGACGACACAAAGGTCCGGCTCGAGCGCCGGCTGACCGGTCCCGACCGCCCCACGGCCATTTTGGCCGGTGGGTTCTACCTCGCGCTCGCGGCCATGCAGACAGCGCGCCAAGCGGGGCTGGTCATTCCGGAGGACGTGTCAATCATCGGGTTCGATGATCCACCCTCGGCCTCCCTGCTCGATCCGCCGCTGACGACCGTGCGGCAGCCGCTGAATGAAATGGCCGCCCAAGCTTACAGCCTGACCCGACGCTCCATCGTGGACCGGCAACCGGACGCACGCGCTTGTCTGTTGCCGACGGAATTGACGGTGCGCGGCTCCACGGGGCCCGCACCCTGTTGA